The Acanthochromis polyacanthus isolate Apoly-LR-REF ecotype Palm Island chromosome 16, KAUST_Apoly_ChrSc, whole genome shotgun sequence genome segment AAAGCAGCAGCTCTTCACTCTGATGTGGGCAGGGAAAGTCGCATAATGTTCCTAATGTTAACTAATGAACCTTTGTGTCTTATCTTGTACTGCTTCCAAACGTTGTCTAGCCTTCTGATGACAGCTGTACACTTCAGCATTCGAGTGTTTGTCACTGGGCAACTTGTGTTTTCTATTTACAGCAAATGTATTCTTGCATGTACATACAGTTTATTTCTTAGATGGTTTGACACGGTCAGTTTTAtcaaacgcaaaaaaaaaatagcagctgGTACTGAACATTTTTCCATATATCTCACAGAATTGAACAATCTTACATAGTGATCTGAAGTGAAAACTGTTTTACCATTTTGGCAGCATCATTCTGCCGGCTTTGTACCTGTTTTCTCTGTTGGTGACTCAGTCTAACAGGGTAAACTGTCACAACTGCAACATACCTCATGCATTTgggctcataagtttacatactcAAGCAGAATCACAGCAAATACAGTTGTGTGACAATAAAAAACTATTGTCTGACTGCTAatcctaaatgaaagaaaagtttttccatgatcaaacatattttctcattttaaaaaaggacatTATTCCACAAATGATTACCAGGgcatgtaaacttatgagcaaaACTGTATATTATAGGATTACAACTCACTTTGTCCTCTGATTATTGTTTTAAACTGCCAAGACAGGTTTTATTCTTAACATAAAATCACAGGACTGATAGGCATAGATGAAACTGAGTACACAAAGAGTTAATCAATGATATTCTGCTTTGATAAATAATTTAGGATGCCCAGAACACTGGAATGCATCgagattttgtatttttatacagTGAGTGTATCCTCTTATTTGTATAATATACTAATACTGtcataatgtgttttttttttaacaatactAGTGTTTATGTGGTAGTCTTTTAAACTGTGCTGCAACATTAACAGCAACCTTCAAGCATAAACACAGCAGTCCCTGCCATAATCTAATCACtgggtccttgtgtcatttctggacttccctgaaaatttcatccaaatctgtttgtccgttttttgagtaatgttgccaacagacagacaaacatccAAAGGTACGTTGATCATCACATCCTCCATCTTCCTTGGCGGAGGAATAAATAACTAGCAGAAAGGCCAGGAGTTAATTTAAGTAATAAATTACTTCACTGATTAGACAGATCatttaaaagtgtatttttaaactgtaaaatatcagaCTCGGCTTACTTATCTTTAATGTTGATATCACTGAAATTATTCTTATTAAAACTGTCTGTACATGGTTTAAGTTTGTTACGGAAGAAAAGTGAagcatttcagtattttcagttTACTATTCAATTCaatgcaattttatttatatagcgtcaattacagtcagattgtctcaagacgctttacagaacccactACTCAGTTCATACCTGTTGATAAATACTATGATGTACCACTAAGTACAGTTTATATTTAGCTGAAATTAGGATTAAATGCAGGGTTGTTTTATTTGACAGCATTAGCTATTAAGCTAGTTGATAGCCATAGCCTCGAGATTAGCTGCTTTAGCTGGCAGCTAAAGATTAAACAAGTTTCTAGACAACTTTGTCCGGTACTATATGAGTAAATATCGTGTAGTTTAAAACTTAACCTTACGTAAGTTCATACGGTGTTGGCTGTATTTCCTCTTCTTGGCCGCTCGGGGTTGCTGTGTCGACTGTCGCGCCCTTGTTTTTAAAGCGTTTGGTCGCGGTGCATCATGGGAAACAAAATGTCTCCTCAGATTGCCAGCTAGTGCTAATTTACCGGAGACAACTGCGAATAAATATATACTTTACACCCATTTCCAGTAGTTGTGGTGTCATTTAATATACGCTATATCGACTGCATTCTTCTGTCGTTATGGTGAGTACAGAAGCTCTTCTTTTTACCGACACTAGTAGTTTTATTTCATAGCTTGTAGCGCGTTTTAGCTTTAGCTCAGTAAACGCAGCGCTGCTGGTGTAACGTTAAGCACAGCAGAACGGACGATTAGCGAGTCTGTAATCAATACAAGAAGCTTCTTAATACGTCAGGCGTCCTGCTATGAAGTGATCGTCTGACAAAAGCCGATCTCCTTCCGCCGGATGTTTGGTTTTATACGTCGTTGCTTATTAGCTGGACAcgtctgcagctgcttttatttagtCAAACAGTCATAAAGAAATTATCTCTTTGCAGTTGTCCTTATGTTTGCATTACTCGCCTGCTCCATGCCTTAAATTATAACGAATACCGTTCTTTTGACAGGTAGAAAAAGGCTTTAAAAGACCAGTTCAACTCAAATAATGCAATTTTCTACTTGCCAAAAAGTGATTGCGGCTCACAGACTGTGATTGTAATGTTATTAAAGCGTCAAAATCgcttgattttatacatttGGGTTAAAGTTTTAAGATTACAGTCCATTGGACAGATATACTACAGACCAATAGATTACATACAAGTTTCTAATTAAAGACATAAGTGGATTTATTGTCGTTGTACAACTGTTGCCAGCATTACAACGAAATTAAGGAGGTACTCCTGGACTCAAGTATATAAAGAAGCTAAAATAGAATAAGTACAGGTAGCATATGAATAAATTTACCACAATTTACCACAATTTACAGTAATTGAAAACAAGCTAGGCACACAATGTTAATAGGCCATAGTCACAGTCTTGTGTGTGTCACTGTATATAGTATGCAGTGACATAATATTGCACAGTATGTTTTGCGAGAAAGCAAAGAAACACTGTATTGCATAGCCCTGCACACTACTACCTAGTATGTATAGCAGCACAGTGTTGCATTGTATGTGTAGCATTGCATGCTATTGCATAGTATAGAAttgcaaaaccaacaaaaaacaaggatATTAAACAGGACATACACAACCTCAACATTGTGGTGGAAAATACGGATgcacaatatttaaaaataggATCATTCCGATATTTGGTTTTCTATGACATATAttggaatatgaaaatatacagGAATCCCAGGATGACTTGAATAACtctatttggggaaaaaaatgaatcattCATGAATGATTTTGTAGGAAAGTTCATCTGTAtcagcaataaaaaaagtttaaaatgactgaaaaatgactCTTTACTGTGAAGATCTTTCTTAAATTCCATTGAGAAGTTTATTTATCTGGTGTAACACTGGCAAGCCATCCATGATAGTGTTTGTTTTGAATAGAATTGTGGTACTGATTTAAATGGCCAAACAAAATACTTGTGCTGCTGAATGTAACTCTAATCTGTTTTTGGAATATTTACACACGgctgtgtaaatattttttctaccagttctttgttttcagtttttctctcctgttcttGCTCATTTTGATGAGTACATTGTGCACATCTGTATTTATGTATTGTAGATACACTTTGCACAACCCAATATCAATGCTGACATGATAAATTGAGCAGCACCAGCTTGTAAGCGTGAATGTCTAATGTATAAACTGGGTGATACAGTTTTAATTCAGTGTTTGTAAGACCACTTTTTAATGACATGAGGGCTTTTCCAGAAGCTCAAATCAGATTCCGGTGAAACCCAGTTTCCTCTTGCATCTGGGCTGCCACCACACACTGACAATAGacatctctttgtgtttctagTCAACAAAAGCGGAGTGCAGAGTGTCGAGCTCCACTTCCAGAACAGACGAAAGGAGGAGATCAAGGAGCAGAGGCAAGATGTCCACCAGTGTCTTTTACCTTGGGTTAATTCTGTAGATGCATGCAAAGTTAATGCACTTTTCAGACATCACATTAGATAAAAATGTCAGTTCACAGAAGCTTAAGACCGATTTTCCCATGCCCTTTCCATTATTTTGTCAGTCAACTGCTTTTAGGCTAAAGTCTGAAAATACTTGAGTtgtaatttcttgttttgtggtCCTTCATCACAGCCACATTAGCTCAGATTTGTTATTCTTCAGACAGGGAGACAAATCAGCATTGAACTTCCAAGTGTTTTACTTTGTACTGTAATAAAAGCAGATCCATGTCTCACACatagaaattataaaaatgttgtGGCTATTTGAATGAACATACAGCTGCGTGGATACAAGTGTTTAGTGCGATGTTGTAAGTCGGTGTTCCAAACTTTAGTGACAAATTTGCAGTATACAGCCAGGTTGTATCTtattttcaaacagtggatTCATTCATCCACTAAATGAtctttgtattttgtctttgcACGTCTGTTTCTTTTAGGACGAGAGAAAAGGAAACGGAAACGCAGTCGCAGTAGATCGTCGTCTTCCAGTTCATCGTCGTCATCTTCATCgtcctcatcatcctcatcgTCCTCTTCGAGTTCGTCACACTCATCCAGCCGTAGtcagagcagctccagcagtAGTGGTAAATGGACGATAGAAAGTCTGGAATGCTTTTAATAATCTCTCTGATGCTAACATGATAAATTTctgtcaaatgcttttagttgtGTTTGGTTCTTTATAAATCTGCCCCATGAGTGCTTTTTTATTACAGTACTAAATACCAGTGATTAGATTTGGctcagtgtgttgttttttcttttgtttggagACTCTCGAAGTAAGCCCAGAAAGCAgtctaaaaaaaggaaaaaggagaagaacaaAAAGGTAATTTCCTCCACGTTTAGCATCTGGGATTGccactttttttgtctctcacaGAAAACTAAGTTTTGCCAGTTTTGTGTTCTGAACCAGAAAGGGAAGAAAGAGAAGCGGCATAAACgtaaaaaagacaagaaagccaaaggaggagaggagaactCGGGACCTGTACAGATCTCCAAGGTAGAAAAACCTTCAGTACCAATCTGTAGACAGTGTTTTTCTCACACTGATGTTCTCTCTATCATTAAATTAGATCCTATAAAATGTGCTGATATCTTTCCAGACAATTCTGTAACGTGGAAgtgcagtgtaaaaaaaaaaaaaaaaagaattaaatttaACACCAGCATCAATCACCTCTTCTTTAAAATGGGGACATAAATAGTGAATTTCAGTTGGGAAGGAGTTATTATGTTCATCATTTTAGAACAATTTTGAGAATATTTGTCAGTCCAAACTATGGCGGCAGCTACCGAGTATTCTATCGATTATTCCATTGATTAGTAAAGTAATCGGATTCAGCTCCTGTCATGTGCGTTACAGcatcaaaacaggaagtgagcgctctgtgcaacagaaataactgtcCTGGTGGAACACGGGCAGACATCTGCaatgtattgtacatatatagtatagtacaggggatTCAGGTATTTTCAGCCCTAGTACATACTTGTTAATATGATGTAAATATTACTATTCAGGTCTGCACTCATTATGCAAACACTTCAGCAGTGATGTAATTCTTTTGTTCCTTACTTATCCATGCTTTTCCTTGGAAGTTGTAGTTCTTGTCACAGGCTAATTATGTGATTTTGCTGTTCAACATCGTTTTAacggttttgtttttcttttagtacTTGAAGGACCGGAAAAAAGGAAAGTACAGTATGATTTCAGGGAAGAAGATAAAGATGAAAGTAAAGAAgtcaaaaaaagacaagcaGGTAAGCTCACCTTTGAGCTGCAGATGTGCCTTTTTATGGTTTGTGAGCAGGTTGTTTATTGTCTCAcgcacctttttttttattacagcgGGATAAAAATCGAGCAGAGCTTCTCGAGTTCTTGAACTCCACCCTGTGATGCCGCCGCAGATGCCAGTCCTGGTGGTCGGGCGCGGACATGTCAGCAGAACTCAGGAAACAACAACTCAGCTTTCCAGGAGAACAAATGTGAAGAGTTTTCTGAGGAGGTGGTGTATATAACCTGCATCGCCACCGAGGGGCAGCACCGGGCTGAACGGAGTGAAGGAGCTGCAGCAAAGTGAGCTGCTTTCAGACCACCGTGTTGCTGTGCAGGTGACCAATTCTTCAGCTTAGTCTGATTGTGATGTAAGAAGGGTAAAttacacactactgttcaaaagtttgtggtcactcagacagtttcatgttttccatgaaaacttgcccttttattcatgtgctaacatatctgcacaagggttttctaattatcagttagcctttcaacaccattagctaacacaatgtagcattagaacacaggagtgatggttgctggaaatgttcctctgtacccctatggagatattccagtaaaaatcaactgcctccagctagaatagtcatttaccacacaatgtctacactgtatttctaattaatttaatgctatctttactggaaaaagctgcttttctttcaaaaatatgaactattgtaattgaccccaaacttttgagcaatAGTGTAAGCCGTAGACGGTGAGATGGATGAAAATTGGTTACCTGCCAGCTCCAGACTTGTCAGCGCTGCTTGTGGTTTGACCATGTCGCCCTGAAAAAAGAGTTTTCCACCAAATTAGGCTCAGCAGACCATTTAAGAAAATATTGTAATCAGCAGAACCAGAGTTACCGTCTGTTATTCTGCATTTGCCTGTCTTGTCAGTACCTGGTCCGATGTTAGCCATAATGTAACTTTACCACCAACGATTCGGCCTCAGATGGCTTCAAGCCTCGTGTAGAAGTGAGGAGTCGGCTATAGATGATCGGAGACGATTTCTAGACGTTAAACAACCAACACTAACTTAAATGACGTCTATCTTGTGTTATACCCAAGCAGACTCTGATGTGTAAATCAGTTTCAGATTCCCTCTCTACATGCTGGCTGCATCAGTCATTCATGTCAACcttactgcattttttaaacaccAGGCCATTTAATTTTTTCTAGGTAACTTTACAGTCATTTTCTACAATAAATCCTGGCTGCGGTGTACTGAACTAATAGTTTTTAATGTGTACGTTTTGCCTAAAATGAGCATTGGATTAATCATTTGATAATTACCGAAAGTCTCATTCCTGGCATTTTGGCATTTATTCTCCCATGAAATACAATCACTGTTAGTCCTCCCTTGTATGAATCCCTTTGAAAGCTTTATATGGACGATGGAACAAACTTGTTGTgcgttgtatttttgttttgtgagaaATGGAACAGAAACAGCAATTAAACTGCTGGAAagattttactttgaaatatttcatttaaaaacatctgACAACATTTAGTGACATGTCTCTGcgtattttcctttttttttcttttttttactttcatgaCTCGCTCTTGCAAATAAAGAGCGCAGGAGAAAAGCTTTCGGTGCGCTGACCTTGGATGATGAATAATGCTGCTGAGTCTTTGTGCGCTGTCGGGAAGGCGAGCATGATTCACCTTCAGAGTGACGTTCAAGTGaaatacagttgtgctcataagtttacatacgctggcagaatttgtaaaagATGTgccattctttaatgaaaacatgaacagTCAGAGCAAATACGATTATCAGACTGCTAACcctaaataaaagaaaagatttacacattttctatttaaaaaaggacaatatttctcAAATTTTCCCAGGGTGTGTAAagttatgagcacaactgtgtTTTGTCTATAACACTATATTCCctttaaatgcaaaatattttcataaaacacCATTCACTTCTGAGCTAACAGCCAATTTCCTCCTGCAACAAAAAGTATTTATATAAATAACCCTATCAGGCCCTCAGTGCTTGGATGTTAAATCTCTACCAAAAAAAGAGGCATCGCTGCAAGAAGTGATAATCTCAAGCAAAGTTAAAATGGTTTCAAGTACTGCAAAACTGTCGTCAATGTGTAGAATATCAGTAAAAAGCCTGACAAGCAGGATCTAACGCTGAGTGGTTTCTGTACTGAAAAGTCAGGGGAATGAAAGATTGGTCCCCGTGGAAACACTGCAACAGTCCTGGAGATCAGCGTTTATCCCCCTGAAACGTCCGACCGTCATCTCAGTCCTGTGAACACCGCATCAGACCACcttgctggtgctgctgctgccggaTCCTTTGTATCTGAAGTCGGGCATGCTCCACACCCTCTGCCTCTCATCCTGGTCCATCCCTTTCTCCACGTCCTCCGACACCGTTTTCAGGTCGCTGAGTCCCGCCCCCTCGGCTGCAGGGGAGGTCAGGCCCGCCGTGCTCCCGAACGGGTTGATCTTGATCCTGGACCTGAAATTAATGAGGGACATGCTCATGGCGCGTTTGTTGTTCCACTGGCGGGCGAGTCGCTGcgcctcctgctcctccttcaGGTGCTCCAGAGCCTCCAGGAGGACGGAGCGGAACAGGCCGGGCACCTCGTGGGCCTCGGGCTCGTTGGCCTGCATGACCTCCCTGAACCTGAGCGCAGCAGAACAAAACACAGGTGAGTGAGCTGACGGTAAATACTGCAGAGACTGTGTGGTTGTATAAACTGTCAGGCAATATCAGGCAAACAGAtcatgggtcattccagaattggaggacatttaaTGTCCCaaccatcaaatttcaaataatccatgtacaaaatactaaaacatgcagttgttgtgtaaatttacttgtattgagaccaaatctaaaaagaaagagaaaagaatgtttgaaattattttaaaagtaccaaataagtctggagttcctcctaaaatgccatttttctcttgtcccacccctctgatgaccaaaccgaatcatgaataaaacagttaaaattaaatttaagcctgcttttttggtattattttccATGCCACTTGTAattgttggaatatttttaatcaacataatattttaaataattattatgcatggaacatTTGTCCTACAACAACCCTGTCAGCATAAccttttagctggtagaagaagaagaaaacagtgaataacATGAAActctggaattaacatcatcagttttccaaaagaatgagtAGAGTAAAGCTAtatcctctcttctattttttatattttcataacattgtcagtcttgattaaatgtctcactctacctgaCATTTTCAGGATGAcaattttttcttatttttttctggactgttttccatcagtcagtttgtcctcttggtcagcagtaacaactagctaaatatctagcttctactgctgagaaaaagatcacattagcatggattagcaaccctgttactgtgattagagtagggttagcaaacaacaaataaaacatggaataaaaatgctgccattgatgtgtaagctgagccaatcaatcaacaacaacaatctaatgcaacaaaagaacaaagacagaacaaaaaACACGACTGTGTTGATAAACGGATGTCAACTCATCTGCAGTATCCCGGGTGTTTCCAAGCATGTGGGTTAAGGTTCTTACAAAAAATTTCATGGttttattcttgcttttgtacagagaaaaaaaaacacccacatgatggcaaatgttaaaaaagcaGTCTGGATCACAGTCATCTGCCCCCCATGTGCATGACCAGCACACCCCTGCCAATTTCCCAATTACCCGTCCTCGTCTTCCTAACAAGAGGTGGCTGAGGTCTAAACAAGCCTTTAAATAGAATCAGCCTGGGAACCTGCTTCCCAGTAAGTGTGTCCAGTTAACCGGTGATTGGCTTTCCTTTCACTCAGACCAGCATGTGAGCTCAGATCACACATGAATCATTAgtgttattgtgtgtctttttgaatTTAGCTTTACTTGTTGTTGATTggacagggtgtccctaaagtctggacacaggaaatctcattaactagaagttttttgcctccacagatcaAATATGGGTttagaagaaagagttgaactggtacttctcagtggataTGAAGGATGAACATATCAAAAGACGGTATATGAATTTAACACACGTCATCCAAGGAGGATTTCACTTGGCTTTTCCTCTATGGCAAAGGTCTTTAGAAAGGTTAAAGAAACGGGCAGTGTCATGAACAAACCCCGTTCTGAATGACCAAATGTATCGGCTGAAACTAAAGAATTGGTCATGGATAAAATTCATGCTAGCctcaaaaaaatcacttccTGAACCCTAACCTGATCTTTCTATACgtccatccttcacgtccactgagaagtaccagttcaactcgttcttctttcgacaaagccatgtttaatctgtggaggcaaaaaaaataatagttaatgagatttcctatgcTTCCAGACACCCTGTATTAGGATTAGAATTTTATCAGTTAAAGTGCAAATACTCTTGATTAAAGCGAGAACTGAAGGAAATTTTGCCCAACtatccaaaacacaaaatatacgACAGAAATGTCCAGATGCTCTCAAATTGATTAACCATCTTTTTGGgtttcaatgaaaaataaacacgaGATGAGGGAAAAAGTCAGCAGTTGAGAGTGAAACTATAATTTCACAATCTCATTTCTGTTAGAAGCAAATAGTCTCTGAAAAAAGCAAATTGTGCATTTCGAGTTAAGATATTTTTGTTAGATCTGATGTAAGACATGCATTTATGATCCTAGAAAGGGCCTCTTTTTCAAttagaaacactaaaagatcACTTTTGGTCAATCTCAAACTCTGCCAATGAAAtacagtgcagctttaaagtaCGTCTCAGCATAGACTGAGGGTCAATACAAGAAAAAACcctataaatatatttttttcaatgaatataacattaaatgaatgataaatccagtgtagacattgttaatgtgttaatgtggtaaatgattattctagctggaaacagctgatttttaatggaatatctcagaggaacatttccagcaaccatcactcctgtgttctaatgctacattgtgttagctaatggtgttgaaaggcaaattgatgattagaaaactcttgtttaattatgtttgcacatgaataaaagtgtgcgttttcttggaaaatatgaaattgtctgggtgaccccacacttttgaatggtagtggaTTTAGTCATAAATCCACTACTTATGTCTTTTGACATAAtagtttgtttatttactattatttcCTCAATTCATTATTGACCTGTTTCTATCCAGGACTCACCCACGTTTTACTCATGGATGGGGtccaaataaacattaaaaatcaaacaatcagaTTCTTTCCTAAGTATCTCAAAGAGCTGTTAATTACACTTCACAGTCAACCTAACAAGTCAGGTCTCCACCTGCATGCAGCtaattaaaatcacaaaaaatgcacTCCATTCGGTCCCTGCTGTGTTGATGGATTCCACTTAGCACTTACCACCTCACTGCTCAACCACATTAACGCCATCGAGCTCTAACAAGACACCCGAGACCTCAGCAGCTTTCTACGAACAGATGCTAAGATGAGCTCAGGGTATCCTAGCTGCAGATTAGAGGACAGAGATGCTGAAGCATTATAGAGTCATGTGTAGGACGGCAGGGAAGTTGGCCAGCTGAGCAGCTTCCCTGAACAAAACTTTAGTCATCTGCACCAAAGACGACCCTCAAGTGGCTTTAAGTCATATGAACACAAACATACTTGTAATatcattttgtccttttaaCCCAAAAAAGTACAATTACCTAAAATTGTTGATCCTAAGACTGGAGAGTAGTAATTGCCTGCCACGAATACCACAGGAGGTACTTCCAAGAGGTGGAGATAGAAAGATTATAGCTTTACTCATTTGTTAAATTCCATAATTCcaaatggtttaaaaacaaaagtgtgacCTAGGTAGccaaaaaaagcagagaaatgtaAGAAGTCAGCtaagaacaataaataaatgattgaaaAGGATAcagataaaattaaaatgaagtcAAATGTTGGATAAAAGATTAATGAAGGAGTctgattttctaaaaaaaaaaatgggaaaatggTTTCATTGTGATAGGCAATGTATAAAATAGTGAGCTAGAACAATACATAAATTGGGAAAGTCTCTAGAAGAAATGGGAAAAATTGTTAAATATTTAGTTAAATGTGTTGGATGCATGGCTGAAAGTTTAAGGTTCTGCAAGTAGCAGCACTTATGCAAAGTTTATGCAACTGACTTGAACACTTGCTTGAAAATTAACTGTAGCGGCATTCAGGGTAGTTTAAAATCAAATCAGTCTAACACGTTACGTAGGTGGCATCAATGAAGAGGCACTGGAGCTCGTCTGACAAATTAGGACGGTAATCACTGCTACAGTGAGCCAAAGAGAAACTGAAATTTCATGATTTTGTTTCAGCATTAAGAAAATCTCTGTTCTTTTAGCTGTTCTAATAGCTAAAAACACCAATTTAGAACAGTATCTAACTTCTCTGACTAAAGTGACATCTGCATTTAGATCTATGGGAAAGACATCCTTTAACAGGGT includes the following:
- the si:ch211-22i13.2 gene encoding protein FAM133, with the translated sequence MSTKAECRVSSSTSRTDERRRSRSRGREKRKRKRSRSRSSSSSSSSSSSSSSSSSSSSSSSSHSSSRSQSSSSSSDSRSKPRKQSKKRKKEKNKKKGKKEKRHKRKKDKKAKGGEENSGPVQISKYLKDRKKGKYSMISGKKIKMKVKKSKKDKQRDKNRAELLEFLNSTL
- the rd3 gene encoding protein RD3, with the translated sequence MASWFNWNEPYYRTPRRDPSDVVTDTLMVEFGWQLKEAERLQKERENEYRRLKTGVDYSWLASTPRSSFSISTGERLGLEDLCSKVPPSCCGIVILKFREVMQANEPEAHEVPGLFRSVLLEALEHLKEEQEAQRLARQWNNKRAMSMSLINFRSRIKINPFGSTAGLTSPAAEGAGLSDLKTVSEDVEKGMDQDERQRVWSMPDFRYKGSGSSSTSKVV